A window of the Hordeum vulgare subsp. vulgare chromosome 5H, MorexV3_pseudomolecules_assembly, whole genome shotgun sequence genome harbors these coding sequences:
- the LOC123396219 gene encoding protein WIR1A-like, whose protein sequence is MASAGRRPTVLLQIALFVVVTAVIINSSVCLAAGGHDGTGTVVIGQSTILNYCPGTGSGSNDPNHPVFPSPPGKPYTGRGCRTVYGCRPPAGGQP, encoded by the exons ATGGCTTCTGCTGGCCGTCGTCCCACGGTGCTCCTGCAGATCGCTCTCTTCGTCGTCGTCACGGCGGTCATCATCAACAGCTCCGTCTGCCTTGCCGCCGGTGGCCACGACGGCACCGGCACTGTAGTAATTGGTCAGTCCACAATACTTAACTACT GTCCAGGCACCGGTAGTGGTAGCAATGACCCAAACCATCCTGTTTTCCCGTCGCCGCCTGGTAAACCCTACACCGGCCGTGGGTGCCGCACAGTTTACGGATGTAGACCACCGGCAGGTGGCCAACCCTGA